Proteins found in one Mesorhizobium sp. CAU 1732 genomic segment:
- a CDS encoding EAL domain-containing protein, giving the protein MPNLSGTGQIASEGTDLAFTDPLTGLGNLRRFFDKVDRLIVDRAEDPAPFAVGILDLDGFKPINDLFGRRAGDNILLQVAMRLKASMDHHSTVARVGADEFAFLYPMVFSEDAAHQRALMLIEILSAPYDVGDRTARLSASVGCSLFYSGEENTETLVSKAETALYHAKRSGRGKVVVYTREMEEAAKRMTRIEQALRRAVAAGEVEPHFQPIVDLKSRQVIGFEALARWTDPDLGPVSPAVFIPIAEERGIIGPLSQLLLSKATQTARNWPDELFLSFNLSPSQLVDQNTGQQILAILERTGFDPRRLEIEITETGLMSDPQSAEKIVNDLRGVGIRVALDDFGTGQSSLGRLREFHFDKLKIDRAFVSSILEDRPSEHIIRAILAMCEGLGMDVVAEGIEEEAQAARLVQFGCGGGQGYLFGRPSDADATMGYLRDAYRAMAMAD; this is encoded by the coding sequence GGCACCGGCCAGATCGCCAGCGAAGGCACCGACCTTGCCTTCACGGACCCGCTTACGGGTCTGGGCAATTTGCGCCGATTCTTCGACAAGGTGGACCGGCTGATCGTGGATCGAGCCGAGGACCCCGCTCCGTTCGCCGTCGGCATTCTCGATCTTGACGGTTTCAAGCCGATCAACGATTTGTTTGGCCGCAGGGCGGGCGACAACATCCTGCTGCAGGTCGCCATGCGCCTGAAGGCGTCGATGGACCACCACTCGACCGTGGCGCGTGTCGGTGCCGACGAGTTCGCCTTTCTCTATCCGATGGTCTTCAGCGAGGACGCCGCGCACCAGCGCGCGCTGATGCTGATCGAAATTCTCTCCGCGCCTTACGATGTCGGCGACCGCACCGCCCGGCTCTCGGCCTCGGTCGGCTGCTCGCTGTTCTATTCCGGCGAGGAGAACACCGAGACGCTGGTCAGCAAGGCGGAAACCGCGCTCTATCACGCCAAACGCTCGGGCCGTGGCAAGGTCGTGGTCTACACCCGCGAGATGGAGGAAGCCGCCAAGCGCATGACGCGCATCGAGCAGGCGCTGCGCCGCGCGGTGGCGGCAGGCGAGGTGGAGCCGCATTTCCAGCCGATCGTCGATCTCAAGTCGCGACAGGTCATCGGGTTCGAGGCGCTGGCGCGCTGGACCGATCCGGACCTCGGGCCGGTCTCGCCCGCCGTATTCATTCCGATCGCGGAAGAGCGCGGCATTATCGGTCCGCTGTCGCAGCTCCTGCTGTCCAAGGCGACGCAGACCGCCCGCAACTGGCCCGACGAGCTCTTTTTGTCGTTCAACCTGTCGCCGTCGCAACTGGTCGACCAGAACACCGGCCAGCAGATCCTGGCGATTCTGGAGCGTACGGGCTTCGATCCGAGACGTCTCGAAATCGAGATCACCGAAACCGGCCTGATGTCCGATCCGCAATCTGCGGAAAAGATCGTCAACGATCTGCGCGGTGTCGGCATTCGCGTCGCGCTGGACGATTTCGGCACCGGCCAGTCATCGCTGGGGCGGCTGCGCGAGTTCCATTTCGACAAGCTGAAGATCGATCGCGCCTTCGTCTCGTCGATCCTCGAGGATCGGCCGTCCGAACACATCATCCGCGCCATTCTGGCGATGTGCGAGGGCCTGGGCATGGATGTGGTCGCGGAGGGCATCGAGGAAGAGGCGCAGGCTGCGCGTCTCGTCCAGTTCGGATGCGGCGGCGGGCAGGGCTATCTGTTCGGGCGACCATCGGACGCCGACGCCACGATGGGCTACCTGCGCGACGCCTATCGTGCGATGGCGATGGCCGACTGA
- a CDS encoding SMP-30/gluconolactonase/LRE family protein, whose amino-acid sequence MDDTAASVFSDHVCQLGEGPTYDPATDTAYWFDIRGKTLLSKRWPDGETVVHELPEMASALAVIDEGRHALFTETGLHVRDVQTGTLSVLHPIEADNALTRSNDARVHPSGAFWLGTMGKGTQVGAGSIYWYREGELRRLYPGITIPNSICFSPDGTVAYFADTHLNRLMRVACDPQTGLPVGEPAVFLDHAGIAGGIDGSVTDAEGLIWNARWGSGAVDCYHPDGRRLRSIDIPARQSSCPAFVGPKAERMIVTSAWQGMDEAARKTDPLAGRTFLIDLPMKGRHDPKLAL is encoded by the coding sequence ATGGACGATACAGCGGCTTCTGTGTTCTCGGATCACGTCTGCCAGCTTGGCGAGGGACCGACCTACGATCCTGCGACAGACACGGCATACTGGTTCGATATTCGCGGCAAGACGCTGCTCTCAAAACGCTGGCCCGACGGCGAGACCGTCGTCCACGAACTGCCCGAGATGGCAAGCGCACTGGCGGTGATCGATGAGGGGAGACACGCGCTTTTCACCGAGACCGGACTCCATGTGCGTGACGTGCAGACAGGCACGCTCAGTGTTCTCCACCCCATCGAGGCCGACAATGCCCTGACGCGCTCGAACGATGCGCGCGTTCATCCCTCCGGCGCCTTCTGGCTCGGTACCATGGGCAAGGGCACGCAAGTCGGCGCGGGTTCTATCTATTGGTACCGCGAGGGCGAGCTTCGCCGCCTCTATCCCGGAATCACGATCCCCAATTCGATCTGCTTTTCGCCCGACGGCACCGTCGCCTATTTCGCCGACACGCATCTGAACCGTCTGATGCGCGTGGCGTGCGATCCACAGACCGGGTTGCCGGTGGGTGAGCCGGCTGTCTTCCTCGACCATGCCGGTATCGCTGGCGGCATCGACGGCTCGGTCACCGATGCGGAGGGCCTAATCTGGAACGCGCGTTGGGGATCGGGCGCGGTCGATTGCTACCATCCGGACGGGCGCAGGCTGCGGAGCATCGACATCCCGGCGCGGCAGAGTTCGTGTCCGGCCTTCGTTGGCCCCAAAGCTGAGCGGATGATCGTCACCTCGGCCTGGCAGGGCATGGATGAGGCGGCGCGCAAGACCGACCCTCTGGCGGGTAGGACCTTCCTGATCGATCTGCCGATGAAGGGCCGTCACGATCCCAAGCTGGCGCTATAG
- a CDS encoding septal ring lytic transglycosylase RlpA family protein, protein MPASAQCGSASWYALTSKTASGERMNPAAMTAAHRSLPFGSKMIVTNQRNGKSVVVRINDRGPFIKGRVIDLSKAAAQKLGFIKSGHTKICMTSTS, encoded by the coding sequence ATGCCGGCCTCCGCACAATGCGGCAGCGCGTCCTGGTATGCGCTCACCTCGAAGACCGCGTCTGGCGAACGGATGAACCCCGCGGCCATGACCGCCGCTCATCGTTCCCTGCCCTTCGGCTCCAAAATGATCGTCACCAATCAGCGTAACGGCAAGTCCGTCGTGGTGCGGATCAACGATCGCGGACCATTCATCAAGGGTCGCGTCATCGACCTGTCCAAGGCCGCCGCCCAGAAGCTGGGTTTCATCAAATCCGGCCACACCAAGATCTGCATGACGAGCACGAGCTGA
- a CDS encoding superoxide dismutase family protein — translation MKYLAAALLISTASLANAQETGTAGATFIDAAGAEVGSAELTGTPTGVLIALEVSGLPAGQWVAFHVHETGNCDHETGHESAGGHFNPGGKEHGFMAENGPHAGDMPNQYVGADGILRAQVFNTSVTLGSGDADIAGRALMIHAGADDNVTQPTGDAGDRLACAVIE, via the coding sequence ATGAAGTATCTCGCCGCTGCATTGCTTATCTCCACCGCATCCCTCGCAAACGCGCAGGAAACGGGGACCGCCGGCGCGACATTCATCGACGCGGCCGGTGCCGAAGTCGGCAGCGCGGAGCTGACGGGAACGCCGACGGGGGTGCTGATCGCGCTGGAGGTGTCGGGCTTGCCCGCAGGGCAGTGGGTTGCATTCCACGTTCACGAGACGGGAAACTGCGATCACGAAACGGGTCATGAATCGGCAGGCGGCCATTTCAATCCGGGCGGCAAAGAGCACGGTTTCATGGCCGAGAACGGGCCGCACGCCGGGGACATGCCCAACCAATATGTCGGTGCCGACGGCATATTGCGCGCCCAGGTGTTCAATACGAGCGTGACGCTCGGCAGCGGCGACGCCGATATTGCCGGTCGCGCGCTGATGATCCATGCCGGCGCGGACGACAACGTCACGCAGCCGACGGGTGACGCGGGAGACCGGCTCGCCTGCGCAGTCATCGAGTAG
- a CDS encoding cytochrome c oxidase assembly protein, producing the protein MEPTATPTPYCGPAPAPEALLYAWNFDVVAIALCAALAVTHFLRQDRGGGVPLASAIVLILVLFLSPLCALTTALFSARVAHHVVLIAIVAPMLALAFPERERSATRRIPLAWLVVAHTAIVWLWHAPALYAVGVSGAFAYWAMQLSLLGSAVLMWRRLLAPGLAMGSALFAYLATIVQMGMLGALLTFADRPLYELHLTTTLPYGLTPVADQQLAGLVMWVPAALPYLLAALLLVARRFDRTDDATGAARAAR; encoded by the coding sequence ATGGAACCGACGGCAACGCCGACCCCATATTGCGGGCCAGCACCCGCACCAGAAGCGCTGCTTTACGCATGGAATTTTGACGTCGTCGCGATTGCGCTTTGTGCGGCACTCGCCGTCACACATTTTCTCCGCCAGGATCGGGGCGGTGGCGTGCCGCTGGCGTCGGCCATCGTGTTGATCCTCGTGCTCTTCCTCTCGCCGCTCTGCGCGCTGACGACAGCGCTGTTCTCGGCGCGCGTCGCACACCACGTCGTGCTCATCGCCATCGTCGCGCCCATGCTTGCGCTGGCATTTCCGGAGCGTGAGAGAAGTGCGACACGGCGCATTCCGCTTGCCTGGCTGGTGGTCGCGCATACAGCTATCGTCTGGCTCTGGCATGCGCCCGCGCTCTACGCGGTCGGGGTTTCGGGCGCGTTTGCCTACTGGGCGATGCAGCTCAGCCTTCTGGGAAGCGCGGTTCTCATGTGGCGACGCCTGCTTGCTCCTGGCCTTGCCATGGGCAGCGCGCTGTTCGCATATCTGGCGACGATCGTTCAGATGGGCATGCTCGGCGCGTTGCTCACATTCGCCGACCGCCCGCTCTACGAACTCCATCTCACCACCACGCTGCCCTACGGCCTGACACCGGTGGCAGACCAGCAGCTCGCAGGCCTCGTCATGTGGGTTCCGGCAGCACTTCCCTATCTCCTCGCGGCGCTGCTGCTTGTTGCCCGGCGGTTCGACCGCACCGACGATGCGACCGGCGCGGCACGGGCTGCGCGCTGA
- a CDS encoding CopD family protein, with protein MLWIKLLHVATISIWSAGLICLPGLYVQRTHVPDDESLHRLQGMVRFLYVAIVSPAAFIAVGSGTALIFPREAWVPWFSVKLVFVGAMVVIHILTGLVIIKLFEKGNLYPVWRFIAVTAATVLVVAMVLTIVLAKPDVPNLLPDAMSEPGALSRIVLDLNPFRK; from the coding sequence ATGCTGTGGATCAAGCTTCTCCACGTGGCTACGATTTCCATCTGGAGCGCCGGGCTGATCTGTCTGCCGGGCCTCTATGTGCAGCGCACGCATGTTCCCGACGACGAGTCCCTTCATCGCCTGCAGGGCATGGTGCGGTTCCTCTATGTGGCAATCGTGTCGCCTGCGGCCTTCATCGCGGTCGGGTCGGGCACGGCACTGATCTTCCCGCGCGAGGCGTGGGTGCCATGGTTTTCGGTGAAGCTCGTCTTCGTGGGCGCGATGGTCGTGATCCATATCCTGACGGGACTGGTGATCATCAAGCTGTTCGAGAAGGGAAACCTCTACCCGGTGTGGCGCTTCATCGCCGTCACCGCTGCCACGGTGCTTGTCGTGGCGATGGTGCTGACGATCGTGCTTGCAAAGCCGGACGTGCCAAACCTGTTGCCGGATGCGATGTCGGAGCCGGGCGCGCTCAGCCGGATCGTTCTCGATCTCAATCCTTTTCGGAAATGA
- a CDS encoding DUF2231 domain-containing protein, which yields MNETRDRGNPVIEEVVEETVSSAVAVAGHPLHAMSVHFPIALVIATLGVDVFYWWTGDPFWVRVGLWSAGFAFAAGVGAGLVGTAELLLVHGIRIRVASWTHAVAAIMLISIAGTNWGLRLSDDSLVLPHGLMLSILATIFTGLAGWHGGKLVFDHGIGLIISEKD from the coding sequence ATGAACGAGACACGCGACCGCGGCAATCCGGTTATCGAAGAGGTGGTCGAGGAGACCGTTTCGTCCGCTGTCGCCGTTGCGGGACACCCGCTGCACGCTATGAGCGTCCATTTCCCGATCGCGCTCGTGATCGCGACGCTCGGGGTCGATGTCTTCTACTGGTGGACGGGCGATCCGTTCTGGGTGCGCGTCGGTCTGTGGTCCGCCGGTTTCGCCTTCGCGGCCGGCGTCGGTGCGGGCCTCGTGGGAACCGCGGAACTCCTGCTCGTCCATGGCATCCGCATTCGCGTGGCAAGTTGGACGCATGCCGTCGCCGCGATAATGCTGATCTCGATCGCCGGCACAAACTGGGGCCTGCGGCTGTCCGACGACAGCCTGGTGCTGCCGCACGGCCTCATGCTGTCGATCCTCGCGACGATCTTCACGGGGCTGGCGGGCTGGCATGGCGGCAAGCTCGTCTTCGATCACGGCATCGGCCTCATCATTTCCGAAAAGGATTGA